A window of Ptychodera flava strain L36383 chromosome 1, AS_Pfla_20210202, whole genome shotgun sequence contains these coding sequences:
- the LOC139130448 gene encoding uncharacterized protein, producing MLKKRQFLEERLAFESRGRKKLRPTLKLKNTVHTIYNGLVENGQTWDTSKPFGHAINVEINDEIKKALNNQVSADEAVIQVAMKTYFLTKRKEETVGKWEDGCIS from the exons atgttaaaaaaacgACAATTCCTAGAAGAGCGACTGGCGTTTGAATCTCGAGGAAGAAAAAAGCTACGACCAACATTGAAATTGAAG AATACAGTTCACACAATCTACAATGGACTTGTTGAGAATGGCCAGACATGGGATACAAGTAAACC CTTTGGTCATGCAATCAACGTCGAAATAAATGATGAGATAAAGAAGGCATTGAATAACCAAGTGAGTGCAGATGAAGCAGTTATCCAAG ttGCCATGAAAACctactttttgacaaaaagaaaagaagaaacgGTTGGCAAGTGGGAAGATGGATGCATTTCGTAA